The following proteins are encoded in a genomic region of Glycine soja cultivar W05 chromosome 17, ASM419377v2, whole genome shotgun sequence:
- the LOC114393277 gene encoding uncharacterized protein LOC114393277, producing the protein MDCWHKITKTWTSLSTRFKHHRKSSGRVGGAAQYSADCDGISAGLLKLRDDVQMCGYRDVQVMWNMLNVSLQHDQMPMEAARRSSNNAKFRKRGCSKQRSISRVLFWTNRDNLVNVQ; encoded by the exons ATGGATTGCTGGCACAAAATCACTAAGACTTGGACTTCACTCTCTACTCGTTTCAAACATCATCGCAAATCTA GTGGTCGAGTTGGTGGTGCCGCTCAATACTCTGCCGATTGTGACGGAATCAGTGCCGGTTTGCTCAAGCTTCGAGATGATGTGCAAATGTGCGGCTACAGAGATGTTCAGGTCATGTGGAACATGTTGAACGTAAGTTTGCAACATGACCAAATGCCAATGGAAGCAGCCAGAAGAAGCTCCAACAACGCTAAATTTCGCAAGCGTGGCTGCAGCAAGCAGAgatcaatttcgagggtcttgTTTTGGACTAACCGTGACAACCTCGTGAATGTacagtaa
- the LOC114392435 gene encoding signal peptidase complex catalytic subunit SEC11A-like: protein MGDRNEAIAITMGWIGESVDSIKSLQIRQVLTQAVSLGMIVTSALIIWKALMCITGSESPVVVVLSGSMEPGFKRGDILFLHMSKDPIRAGEIVVFNVDGREIPIVHRVIKVHEREDTGEVDVLTKGDNNYGDDRLLYAHGQLWLQRHHIMGRAVGFLPYVGWVTIIMTEKPIIKYILIGALGLLVITSKD, encoded by the exons ATGGGAGACAGAAATGAAGCAATAGCAATAACAATGGGTTGGATAGGTGAGAGTGTTGATTCCATCAAATCTCTTCAGATCCGCCAGGTCCTCACCCAGGCTGTTAGCCTCG GCATGATTGTTACCTCTGCACTGATAATATGGAAGGCATTGATGTGCATTACTGGCAGTGAATCtcctgttgttgttgttctttctGGAAGCATGGAACCCGGATTCAAGCGG GGAGACATCTTATTCTTGCACATGAGTAAAGACCCAATTCGGGCAGGGGAGATTGTTGTGTTTAATGTCGAT gGACGTGAGATTCCAATTGTTCATCGTGTAATTAAG GTACATGAGAGGGAAGATACTGGGGAGGTTGATGTTCTCACTAAAG GAGACAACAATTATGGTGATGACAGGCTACTGTATGCTCACGGTCAACTTTGGCTGCAAAGGCACCACATTATGGGTAGAGCCGTCGG GTTCTTACCTTACGTAGGCTGGGTGACCATCATTATGACTGAAAAGCCTATTATCAAG TATATTCTCATTGGTGCTTTGGGGTTGCTCGTGATAACTTCGAAAGATTAA